One segment of Thermodesulfovibrio sp. 3907-1M DNA contains the following:
- a CDS encoding DUF72 domain-containing protein — protein sequence MEQAIQGRLNYYIGTSGWQYGHWKGVFYPEELQYSKWLSYYCRHFSTVEINVTFYRDVRASTFQKWYNLTPEDFLFSVKLSRQITHFKRLKVNKDSITSFIEKYATLKEKLGIILIQLPPGLKFDAKVVDDFVSLLDKKYKYTIEVRNKTFIDDDFFSILKQNNIAFCIADSAGRFPYYEAITADFVYVRLHGSQRLYASEYTDEELRMWAQKLKIWNKPAYIYFDNDFLGYAVKNALRLKEILTDISPSQK from the coding sequence ATGGAGCAGGCTATACAGGGAAGATTAAACTACTATATCGGCACATCAGGCTGGCAGTATGGACACTGGAAAGGCGTTTTTTATCCTGAAGAATTACAATATTCAAAATGGTTGTCTTATTACTGCAGGCATTTTTCAACTGTGGAAATTAATGTTACTTTTTACAGAGATGTAAGAGCATCAACATTTCAAAAATGGTATAATCTGACGCCAGAAGATTTCCTTTTCTCGGTAAAACTTTCAAGGCAAATAACGCATTTTAAAAGACTTAAAGTGAATAAAGATTCAATCACCAGCTTTATTGAAAAATATGCTACTTTAAAAGAAAAATTAGGCATTATTCTGATTCAACTTCCACCAGGATTAAAATTTGATGCAAAAGTAGTTGATGATTTCGTTTCTTTGCTGGACAAAAAATATAAATATACTATTGAAGTCAGGAATAAAACCTTCATTGATGACGACTTTTTTAGTATTCTAAAACAGAATAACATTGCTTTCTGTATAGCAGATTCCGCTGGAAGATTTCCTTACTATGAAGCCATTACAGCAGACTTTGTTTATGTGAGACTGCATGGATCACAAAGGCTTTATGCCTCAGAATATACAGATGAGGAATTAAGAATGTGGGCTCAAAAGCTTAAAATATGGAATAAGCCTGCTTATATTTACTTTGACAACGACTTTCTGGGATACGCTGTGAAAAATGCATTGAGGCTTAAAGAGATTCTCACTGACATTTCTCCTTCTCAAAAATAG
- a CDS encoding ferritin family protein, giving the protein MKSIEVALKMETDAVKFYTEAAEKISHPVGKKMFLTIAEDEKNHIKMIEEVLKGLELTVRESNPVKTVKTIFEEMKDQMMERIKAQTDDLEAFRIAMQMEKEGIEFYKKVKEEVATEKEKKLFERLIYEEQQHHRIFSETYNFLSDTGNWFMWKEFSIVEG; this is encoded by the coding sequence ATGAAATCCATTGAAGTTGCTTTAAAAATGGAAACAGATGCTGTAAAGTTTTACACTGAAGCAGCAGAGAAAATTTCCCATCCTGTGGGCAAAAAAATGTTTCTGACTATAGCTGAGGATGAAAAAAATCACATTAAGATGATTGAGGAAGTTCTTAAAGGACTTGAGCTTACAGTTCGAGAATCAAATCCTGTTAAAACAGTTAAAACAATCTTTGAAGAAATGAAAGACCAGATGATGGAAAGAATAAAAGCTCAGACTGATGACCTTGAAGCATTCAGAATAGCGATGCAGATGGAAAAAGAAGGTATAGAATTTTATAAAAAAGTAAAAGAGGAGGTAGCTACTGAAAAGGAAAAGAAGCTTTTTGAAAGACTAATTTACGAGGAACAACAGCATCACAGAATCTTTTCTGAAACCTATAATTTTTTGAGTGATACAGGTAACTGGTTCATGTGGAAAGAATTCTCAATTGTTGAAGGCTGA
- the rd gene encoding rubredoxin — translation MKKYKCSVCGYVYDPAQGDPDNGIPAGTAFENLPDTWSCPVCGATKDMFEPED, via the coding sequence ATGAAAAAGTACAAATGCAGTGTATGTGGCTATGTTTATGATCCAGCACAGGGAGACCCTGATAACGGTATTCCAGCAGGAACAGCCTTTGAAAATTTGCCTGATACATGGAGTTGTCCTGTTTGCGGTGCAACAAAAGATATGTTTGAACCAGAAGATTAA